One genomic region from Terriglobus aquaticus encodes:
- the asnS gene encoding asparagine--tRNA ligase, with protein MSTTAPNPESAAPLTTIRDIGQHEGESVQLRGWLYNLRESGKLLFPIFRDGSGTIQGIVPKAAVPPEVFETIKNLTLESSVTVTGKVRADKRAPSGYELDVENIDVTQRVPDDQPFPITLKEHGPDFLMERRHLWMRTPRQSAILRIRATIMRAAQEFFDTQDFVRTDPPILTPAACEGTSELFEMKYFDEGNAYLTQSGQLYIEATALALGKVYSFGPTFRAEKSKTRRHLTEFWMIEPEVAYAGLDDLMQLAENFLAHIVTRVLETHRGDLKTITGSDDKAARLEKIQAPFPRLSYDDAHKMLEEAHAKGLIENPHTYGDDFGAPDETYISNQFDRPVMVHRYPAEVKAFYMQPDPQDPTKALCVDVLAPEGYGEIIGGSQRIDSYDLLKQRILDHNLPLESFEWYLDLRKYGSVPHSGFGMGIERCVAWVCGLEHVRETIPFARTLNRIYP; from the coding sequence ATGTCCACCACCGCGCCGAACCCTGAATCCGCCGCCCCGCTCACCACCATCCGCGACATCGGCCAGCACGAGGGCGAGTCCGTCCAGCTCCGCGGCTGGCTGTACAATCTGCGCGAGTCCGGCAAGCTGCTGTTCCCCATCTTTCGCGACGGCAGCGGCACTATTCAGGGCATCGTTCCCAAGGCGGCGGTACCGCCTGAGGTCTTCGAGACGATCAAAAATCTCACGCTCGAGTCCAGCGTAACCGTCACGGGCAAGGTCCGCGCGGACAAGCGCGCGCCCAGCGGCTACGAGCTCGACGTCGAAAACATCGACGTCACCCAGCGCGTCCCCGACGACCAGCCCTTCCCCATCACGCTCAAGGAACACGGCCCCGACTTCCTCATGGAGCGCCGCCATCTGTGGATGCGCACGCCGCGCCAGTCCGCGATCCTCCGCATCCGCGCCACCATCATGCGCGCCGCGCAGGAGTTCTTCGACACCCAGGACTTCGTTCGCACCGACCCGCCTATCCTCACGCCTGCCGCCTGCGAGGGCACCAGCGAGCTCTTCGAGATGAAGTACTTCGACGAGGGCAACGCCTACCTCACGCAGTCGGGCCAGCTCTACATCGAAGCGACCGCGCTCGCGCTGGGTAAGGTCTACAGCTTCGGCCCCACCTTCCGCGCCGAGAAGTCCAAGACGCGCCGCCACCTGACCGAGTTCTGGATGATCGAGCCCGAGGTCGCCTACGCCGGTCTGGACGACCTGATGCAGCTGGCTGAGAACTTCCTGGCGCACATCGTCACGCGCGTTCTGGAAACGCACCGCGGCGACCTGAAGACCATCACCGGGAGCGACGACAAGGCCGCGCGCCTCGAAAAAATCCAGGCACCGTTCCCGCGCCTCAGCTACGACGACGCGCACAAGATGCTTGAAGAGGCGCACGCGAAGGGCCTCATCGAAAACCCGCACACCTACGGCGACGACTTCGGCGCGCCCGACGAGACCTACATCTCCAACCAGTTCGACCGCCCGGTCATGGTCCACCGCTACCCGGCCGAGGTGAAAGCCTTCTACATGCAGCCCGATCCGCAGGACCCGACCAAGGCCCTCTGCGTCGACGTGCTCGCGCCCGAAGGCTACGGCGAGATCATCGGCGGATCGCAGCGCATCGATTCGTACGACTTGCTCAAGCAGCGCATCCTCGACCACAACCTGCCGCTCGAATCGTTCGAGTGGTACCTGGACCTGCGCAAGTACGGCTCGGTCCCGCACTCGGGATTCGGCATGGGCATCGAGCGCTGCGTGGCCTGGGTCTGCGGCCTGGAACACGTCCGCGAAACCATCCCCTTCGCCCGCACCCTGAACCGCATCTACCCGTAG
- a CDS encoding sugar porter family MFS transporter has protein sequence MTITGKLLLSTAVGALGGMLFGFDTVVISGTQEQLMHIFHLSPAAWGQTVSIALWGTVAGALGAGSLGARMGGRNALRVMAALYVVSALGCALALNWPMLMIFRFIGGLGIGGSSVLGPVYISELAPAAWRGRLVATFQMMVVIGILIAYVSNWYIDRLGLGAREWQWQLGVAVLPAIAFLVLLYTVPQSSRFLITQNSLGDALTVLRQMGALNPEGELEDIRRSIHAESLEKSEPLFQSKYRIPIFLAISIGMFNQLSGINAILYYTNSIFTSAGLDRLSGFSQSIYIGLANLVGTVLGMLLIDKLGRKTLLLLGAVGTCISLACVGLIYSTHSHTDLLVWCLVGFIGFFAVSQGAVIWVYLAEVFPTRVRNKGQGLGATTHWVMNAIIAALFPIAAVKLSRAVPFYFFAAMMVVQFVVVLAMYPETKGKTLEQLQAQLER, from the coding sequence ATGACGATCACCGGTAAACTCTTGCTTTCCACCGCTGTAGGCGCACTCGGCGGCATGCTTTTTGGCTTTGACACGGTCGTCATCAGCGGCACGCAAGAGCAGCTCATGCACATCTTCCACCTGTCGCCCGCGGCCTGGGGGCAGACGGTATCGATCGCCCTGTGGGGCACGGTGGCCGGAGCGTTGGGTGCCGGTTCGCTGGGCGCAAGAATGGGCGGGCGCAACGCTCTGCGCGTGATGGCCGCGCTGTACGTGGTCAGCGCCCTGGGCTGCGCGCTGGCGCTGAACTGGCCCATGCTCATGATCTTCCGCTTCATCGGCGGTCTGGGCATCGGCGGCTCAAGCGTTCTGGGCCCGGTCTACATCTCGGAGCTTGCACCGGCGGCGTGGCGAGGCCGCCTGGTCGCCACGTTCCAGATGATGGTCGTCATCGGCATCCTCATCGCCTACGTCAGCAACTGGTACATCGACCGGCTCGGCCTGGGCGCGCGCGAATGGCAGTGGCAACTTGGCGTTGCGGTGCTGCCCGCCATCGCGTTCCTGGTGCTGCTATACACCGTGCCGCAGAGCTCGCGCTTCCTCATCACACAAAACAGCCTTGGCGACGCGCTGACCGTGCTGCGCCAGATGGGCGCGCTGAACCCCGAGGGCGAACTGGAAGACATTCGCCGCTCCATTCACGCCGAGTCGCTGGAAAAGAGCGAACCGCTCTTTCAATCCAAGTACCGCATCCCGATCTTCCTCGCGATTTCAATCGGCATGTTCAACCAGCTCAGCGGTATCAACGCGATCCTGTACTACACGAATTCCATCTTTACCTCGGCCGGCCTGGACCGCCTGAGCGGCTTTTCGCAGTCCATCTACATCGGCCTGGCCAACCTGGTCGGCACGGTGCTTGGCATGCTGCTGATCGACAAGCTGGGCCGCAAGACGCTGCTGCTGCTGGGCGCGGTCGGCACGTGCATTTCGCTCGCGTGCGTTGGCCTCATCTACTCCACGCATTCGCACACGGACCTGCTGGTGTGGTGCCTCGTGGGCTTTATCGGCTTCTTCGCCGTCTCGCAGGGAGCGGTCATCTGGGTCTACCTGGCCGAGGTCTTCCCCACCCGCGTCCGCAACAAGGGGCAGGGCCTGGGCGCCACGACGCACTGGGTGATGAACGCGATCATCGCGGCGCTCTTCCCCATCGCCGCCGTCAAACTCTCGCGCGCGGTGCCGTTCTACTTCTTCGCCGCCATGATGGTCGTGCAGTTCGTCGTCGTGCTCGCCATGTACCCGGAGACGAAAGGCAAGACGCTCGAACAGCTTCAAGCCCAGTTGGAGCGCTAA
- a CDS encoding DUF3863 domain-containing protein encodes MPLNRRELLKASLLTAAAGRVGLAASPSPQGVRGGRFVTLCIMIRTTPWEVSRDVKLHPRDESTWHTLAGVRALREAFATGNPHGRLTWGFTLNALEDKRKNYEEIRAYAVECHQRYGDEISYFPGYFPAMYLPRERINREMTEAIQIITSFAGNGYRPECIMGGFLSANNLQYLAEHEHIHAAHAVIWSQHAIDGGGADGSPSYPFFPSTEHFCKPAQDTRDFIDCTNLDGWTMDFICTRRSGQTDHAITGYNSRRGVGPIETYLGWGLDLGQREVLHTESIHFDEGFRRNGFGWVTNIWEAQLTHEFGQDLICSAMRLWVTGTLERWPDVHFITFGEYGTRWRNEHRTNSTMAVSFLERGSGLGDSYNNIELEWFMNQHFRLALQRDWHFETPWQVIDLTRYDLPAQEPADPSPAHPAKNWSLMNRINQKGLRPQDKPRRLRDLNADDLQFVLNTLPQLQSRV; translated from the coding sequence ATGCCGCTCAACCGTCGCGAACTTCTCAAGGCATCCCTGCTGACCGCCGCCGCGGGCAGGGTCGGCCTCGCCGCATCACCCTCGCCCCAGGGCGTGCGGGGCGGACGCTTTGTCACGCTCTGCATCATGATTCGCACCACGCCGTGGGAGGTGTCGCGCGACGTGAAGCTGCACCCGCGCGACGAGTCCACCTGGCACACGCTCGCCGGCGTGCGCGCTCTGCGCGAAGCCTTCGCCACTGGCAACCCACATGGACGCCTGACGTGGGGCTTTACGCTGAATGCGCTGGAAGACAAGCGGAAGAATTACGAGGAGATTCGCGCCTACGCAGTCGAGTGCCACCAGCGCTACGGCGATGAGATCTCGTACTTCCCCGGCTACTTTCCGGCCATGTACCTGCCGCGCGAACGCATCAACCGCGAGATGACCGAGGCGATCCAGATCATCACCTCGTTCGCCGGCAATGGCTACCGGCCCGAGTGCATCATGGGCGGCTTTCTTTCGGCGAACAACCTGCAGTACCTTGCCGAACACGAACACATCCACGCCGCGCACGCGGTCATCTGGAGCCAGCACGCCATTGACGGCGGTGGTGCCGACGGCTCACCGTCGTACCCGTTCTTCCCTTCCACGGAGCACTTCTGCAAGCCCGCGCAGGACACGCGCGACTTCATCGACTGCACCAACCTGGACGGCTGGACGATGGACTTCATCTGCACCCGCCGCAGCGGACAAACCGATCACGCCATCACCGGCTACAACAGCCGACGCGGCGTCGGCCCCATTGAGACGTACCTGGGCTGGGGCCTGGACCTGGGCCAGCGCGAAGTGCTCCATACCGAAAGCATCCACTTCGACGAGGGCTTTCGGCGCAACGGCTTCGGCTGGGTCACCAACATTTGGGAGGCTCAGCTCACGCACGAGTTCGGCCAGGACCTCATCTGCTCCGCCATGCGCCTATGGGTCACCGGCACGCTCGAGCGCTGGCCTGACGTGCACTTCATCACCTTTGGCGAGTACGGCACACGCTGGCGCAACGAGCACCGCACCAACAGCACCATGGCGGTCAGCTTTCTCGAGCGCGGCTCCGGCCTGGGCGACAGTTACAACAACATCGAGCTGGAGTGGTTTATGAACCAGCACTTCCGGCTGGCGCTGCAGCGCGACTGGCACTTTGAGACGCCGTGGCAGGTGATCGACCTGACCCGCTACGACCTGCCCGCGCAAGAGCCTGCCGATCCCAGCCCCGCGCACCCTGCGAAGAACTGGAGCCTGATGAACCGCATCAACCAGAAAGGCCTGCGGCCGCAGGACAAGCCGCGCCGTCTGCGCGACCTGAACGCGGATGACCTGCAGTTCGTTCTCAACACCTTGCCCCAACTGCAATCGCGCGTCTAG
- a CDS encoding APC family permease, with product MRFKSWLLADLDVPSARDAEEQPEAQSPWWQVMCLTGVDYFSTLGYQPGIAFLAAGLLSPLATLILVLVTLFAALPVYRRVCQQSPYGQGSIAMLQKIFPEWGGKLFVLMLLGFATTDFVITMTLSAADGAAHLIGNPIMPHWVDHQILVTLLILATLSAIFLKGFKEAIGIATVLVVSYLLLNAVVVVVCFREIALHPAMMTHWKEGLVNLHESPWKMLAVSVLLFPRLALGLSGFETGVAVMPLIRADSTEKRIRNARYLLLTAALIMSVFLMATSIASTVLIPAKQFGPGGEANGRAMAYLAHHYLGNALGTAYDISTILILGFAGASAMAGLLNLIPRYLPRFGMAPEWARASRPLVLVFMGIATLVTVAFKADVDAQGGAYATGVLVLITSASVAVLLSVWRKPALRVIFLLTTAIFVYTTAVNMVERPEGLKISSMFIGGILAVSLLSRALRSVELRITEISLDEESEGILAEDSDQVIRLIARGPEKGDAVELLDKADAQTRRFHNLSADECLIFFEVVRGDASDFSETLCVKGRRVGRHSILSATSPVVANSIAGLLVYLERRTGRTPHVYFRWTEASPMKNLFRFLFLGEGDTAPLTQEVLRRAIPDPKRRPIVHVS from the coding sequence ATGCGTTTCAAGTCGTGGTTGCTTGCAGATCTGGATGTGCCCAGCGCGAGGGATGCGGAAGAGCAGCCTGAGGCGCAAAGCCCGTGGTGGCAGGTGATGTGCCTGACGGGCGTCGATTACTTTTCGACGCTCGGCTACCAGCCCGGCATCGCGTTCCTGGCGGCCGGCCTGCTGTCTCCGCTGGCTACGTTGATCCTGGTGCTGGTCACGCTGTTTGCGGCGCTGCCGGTGTATCGGCGTGTCTGCCAGCAGAGCCCGTATGGACAGGGCTCCATCGCCATGCTGCAGAAGATCTTTCCCGAATGGGGCGGCAAGCTTTTCGTGCTGATGCTTCTGGGCTTTGCCACGACCGATTTCGTGATCACGATGACGCTGTCCGCGGCGGACGGCGCGGCTCACCTGATCGGCAACCCGATCATGCCGCACTGGGTGGACCACCAGATCCTCGTCACTCTGCTCATCCTGGCAACGCTGAGTGCGATCTTCCTGAAGGGCTTCAAGGAGGCAATCGGCATTGCGACCGTGCTGGTCGTGTCGTACCTCCTGCTGAATGCGGTGGTGGTGGTCGTGTGCTTTCGAGAGATCGCGCTGCACCCGGCCATGATGACCCACTGGAAAGAAGGCCTGGTCAACCTGCACGAGAGCCCGTGGAAGATGCTCGCAGTCTCCGTGCTGTTGTTTCCGCGGCTGGCGCTCGGCTTGTCTGGGTTTGAGACGGGCGTCGCCGTGATGCCGCTGATCCGCGCTGATTCCACGGAGAAGCGCATCCGCAATGCTCGCTATCTGCTGCTGACAGCGGCTCTGATCATGAGCGTGTTCCTGATGGCGACCAGCATCGCTAGCACGGTGCTGATCCCGGCGAAGCAGTTTGGCCCTGGCGGCGAGGCCAACGGCCGCGCCATGGCCTACCTGGCGCATCACTATCTCGGCAATGCACTCGGAACGGCATACGACATCAGCACCATTCTGATCCTCGGCTTCGCGGGTGCGTCCGCAATGGCGGGGCTGCTGAATCTGATCCCGCGCTACCTGCCAAGATTCGGCATGGCGCCGGAGTGGGCGCGGGCGTCGCGGCCGCTGGTGCTTGTCTTCATGGGCATTGCAACGTTGGTGACGGTCGCGTTCAAAGCGGATGTCGACGCCCAGGGTGGAGCCTACGCAACCGGCGTGCTGGTGCTGATCACGTCGGCGTCGGTCGCGGTGCTGCTGAGTGTGTGGAGAAAGCCCGCGCTGCGTGTGATCTTCCTGCTGACCACCGCGATCTTCGTGTACACCACCGCGGTCAACATGGTGGAGCGGCCTGAGGGCTTGAAGATCTCGTCCATGTTCATTGGCGGCATCCTGGCAGTGTCGCTCCTTTCGCGCGCCTTGCGTTCCGTCGAATTGCGGATCACGGAAATCAGCCTGGACGAAGAATCGGAAGGCATTCTCGCGGAGGACAGTGACCAGGTCATCCGGCTGATTGCGCGCGGTCCTGAGAAAGGCGATGCCGTCGAGTTGCTGGACAAGGCCGATGCGCAAACGCGACGGTTCCACAACCTGAGTGCCGACGAATGCCTGATCTTCTTCGAAGTCGTGCGCGGCGACGCGTCCGACTTCTCTGAGACGCTGTGCGTCAAGGGCCGCCGAGTCGGCCGCCACTCTATCCTCTCCGCAACGAGCCCTGTGGTTGCGAACTCGATTGCAGGCCTACTGGTGTACCTGGAGCGGCGTACCGGCCGCACGCCTCACGTGTACTTCCGCTGGACGGAGGCAAGCCCGATGAAGAATCTGTTCCGCTTCTTGTTCCTGGGCGAGGGGGACACGGCTCCGTTGACGCAAGAGGTGCTGCGGCGTGCCATTCCGGATCCGAAGCGCCGCCCGATTGTGCACGTCAGCTAA
- the ggt gene encoding gamma-glutamyltransferase, whose amino-acid sequence MALPRRFAALATALTVAGTTLAQQMPTPAPVRAKHAMVVTIQHNATDAGVEILQKGGNAVDAAVAVGFALAVVFPQAGNIAGGGFMLIRPAHSSGPHKLGDGKPHFLDYREKAPAAASATMYQDKDGNVIKGMSMVGYKASGVPGTVAGLVYAEQHFGRLGLRAVMQPAIRLARDGFQLTDEEVRTWQSKTLAQFPESRRLFQRDGNFYRGGETFKNPELAATLERIAADPADFYHGKLAKQIADAMQAGGGLITADDMAHYEVKERTPLTTTYHGYDIITAPPPSSGGIVLIEALNILDGYDLPKLGADRSPAQVHLITEAFRRAFMDRGDYLGDPDFMHMPLAEMANPKYAAAWRKTIDPTNATPSKDLVRPAGFMPPPPQLPGPVHESPQTTHFSIVDADGNAVSNTYTLNFLFGSGVTIPGTGIVMNDEMDDFASKMGVPNGFGLIQGPANAIAPNKRPLSAMTPTIVTKDGRLRYVLGSPGGPTIITTVVNDLVSLIDNGLNIQQAADAPRFHHQYLPDQLEVEKRFPVDVADVLKQRGYTIKRSGEFDEHNPGVWGDNELIAVDPATGDLLGGHDTRRSFGKAAGY is encoded by the coding sequence TTGGCCCTGCCCCGCCGCTTCGCCGCACTCGCCACCGCCCTCACCGTTGCAGGCACGACGCTCGCACAGCAAATGCCTACACCTGCACCCGTTCGCGCAAAGCACGCCATGGTCGTTACCATCCAGCACAACGCAACGGATGCGGGCGTCGAGATCCTGCAGAAGGGCGGCAACGCCGTGGATGCCGCTGTTGCCGTGGGCTTCGCGCTGGCGGTGGTCTTTCCGCAGGCGGGCAACATTGCGGGTGGTGGCTTCATGCTGATCCGCCCGGCGCACAGCTCCGGCCCGCACAAACTGGGCGACGGCAAGCCGCACTTTCTGGACTACCGAGAGAAGGCTCCCGCAGCCGCCAGCGCGACCATGTACCAGGACAAGGACGGCAACGTGATCAAGGGCATGAGCATGGTGGGCTACAAGGCCTCCGGCGTGCCCGGCACGGTGGCAGGACTGGTCTACGCAGAGCAGCACTTCGGCCGCCTGGGTCTGCGCGCAGTCATGCAGCCGGCCATCCGACTGGCACGCGACGGCTTCCAGTTGACGGACGAAGAGGTGCGCACGTGGCAGTCCAAGACGCTGGCGCAGTTCCCCGAATCGCGCCGCCTGTTCCAGCGCGACGGCAACTTCTACCGCGGCGGGGAGACGTTCAAGAACCCTGAGCTGGCGGCCACGCTCGAGCGCATCGCCGCCGACCCTGCGGACTTTTACCACGGCAAGCTGGCGAAACAAATCGCCGATGCCATGCAGGCCGGCGGCGGTCTGATCACGGCGGACGACATGGCGCACTACGAAGTGAAAGAGCGCACTCCGCTGACCACCACCTATCACGGGTACGACATCATCACCGCGCCGCCGCCGTCTTCGGGCGGCATTGTTCTGATTGAGGCGCTCAACATCCTCGACGGCTACGATCTGCCGAAGCTCGGTGCCGACCGCTCGCCTGCGCAGGTCCATCTGATCACCGAGGCGTTCCGCCGTGCGTTCATGGATCGCGGCGACTACCTGGGCGATCCCGATTTCATGCACATGCCACTGGCGGAGATGGCGAATCCAAAATACGCCGCGGCCTGGCGCAAGACGATCGATCCGACGAACGCGACGCCGAGCAAAGACCTGGTGCGTCCCGCCGGTTTCATGCCTCCACCACCTCAACTGCCCGGGCCCGTGCACGAGTCACCGCAGACCACGCACTTCAGCATCGTGGATGCAGATGGCAACGCCGTCAGCAATACCTACACGCTCAACTTCCTATTTGGCAGCGGCGTGACCATCCCGGGCACCGGCATTGTGATGAACGACGAGATGGACGACTTCGCGAGCAAGATGGGCGTGCCGAACGGCTTCGGTCTGATCCAGGGGCCGGCCAATGCGATTGCGCCCAACAAGCGCCCGCTGAGCGCGATGACGCCCACCATCGTTACCAAGGACGGCAGGCTGCGCTACGTTCTGGGCTCGCCCGGCGGTCCCACCATCATCACCACTGTGGTCAACGACCTGGTCTCGCTGATCGACAACGGCCTGAACATTCAGCAGGCCGCGGATGCGCCGCGCTTTCACCACCAGTACCTGCCCGACCAGCTTGAGGTGGAAAAGCGCTTCCCGGTCGACGTGGCCGACGTTCTGAAGCAGCGCGGCTATACGATCAAGCGCTCCGGCGAGTTCGACGAGCATAATCCCGGCGTGTGGGGCGACAACGAACTCATCGCCGTCGACCCAGCGACGGGCGACCTCTTGGGCGGTCACGACACACGCCGCAGCTTCGGCAAGGCTGCGGGCTACTAA
- a CDS encoding PEP-CTERM sorting domain-containing protein, which translates to MRRLVLISVLALSPATVLHAETITNFSMQYTVPTPYSGEVSTTLDFSIDSLQPLSPKSHLSPYGVMYSTIVYDGLVINDDPATLYSFSYGETDGEFGLRSADGAVLVGCAAGGWITQGLVLSDAAPYFSPGVITGFNKNCYVEAFGTREFTDTFKIVVTQSQVTDPTLPVTPTLPVAVTPEPASFGLLSTGVIGVGSVLRRRRRL; encoded by the coding sequence GTGCGTCGCCTCGTCTTGATCTCTGTCCTTGCCCTCTCTCCTGCAACCGTCCTCCACGCTGAAACCATCACGAACTTCTCCATGCAATACACAGTCCCGACACCCTACTCCGGGGAGGTCTCGACCACCCTCGACTTCAGCATCGACAGCCTCCAGCCACTTTCGCCCAAAAGCCACTTGAGTCCCTACGGCGTGATGTACTCCACCATTGTCTACGACGGCCTTGTGATTAACGACGATCCGGCAACCCTCTATTCCTTCTCGTATGGGGAGACGGACGGAGAGTTTGGTTTGCGCAGTGCAGACGGGGCCGTTCTGGTAGGCTGCGCGGCTGGCGGCTGGATAACCCAAGGTTTGGTTCTAAGCGACGCTGCGCCTTACTTCAGCCCCGGGGTAATTACAGGCTTTAACAAAAACTGCTATGTGGAAGCTTTCGGCACAAGAGAATTCACCGACACCTTTAAGATCGTCGTCACTCAATCACAGGTGACCGATCCGACCCTACCTGTCACTCCTACGCTCCCTGTCGCAGTCACACCAGAACCCGCATCCTTCGGCCTGCTCAGCACCGGTGTGATTGGAGTCGGTTCTGTTTTGCGTCGACGCAGGCGGCTTTGA
- a CDS encoding glycoside hydrolase family 28 protein, giving the protein MAMLKACLWGGCVAAAPGLLAQTVCNVRSLGAKGDGVTKDTAAIQKAIDQCAPSHGVVLLEGGTFLTAPLQLRSGLTLRIASGSTLLGSRDVNDYPIRDDAKWRRVALLHGDHLQNVTIEGPEDRNHGSGPAVIDGSGEVFWKLAHEHKVAGDTLGSAGFARPMLIDITESQHLTFRNLRVQNSPMYNFTFFFCDGIQIRNVVIRNPQRDAPNTDGIDPFSSRNIEISGVDISTGDDDIALKSGLVERDAKIAPVEHVWIHDSIFRAGHGLSVGSELAGGINDVRVENVEMVGTDAGVRIKSNRTRGNDIHDLHYRNITMTNVGQPVQITEYYPRIPETDTPQKMDAHTPRFHDISLDNIHATGAKDAVIVGLPESPIERLTLTDVSINAAKGLRIRNADVTMHNVVVNATDGPGIVEETGAKITQK; this is encoded by the coding sequence ATGGCTATGTTGAAGGCTTGTCTTTGGGGCGGTTGTGTTGCGGCGGCGCCGGGATTGCTGGCGCAAACGGTTTGCAACGTGCGCAGCCTGGGGGCGAAGGGCGACGGCGTCACGAAGGATACGGCCGCAATCCAGAAGGCCATCGACCAGTGCGCGCCAAGCCATGGCGTGGTGCTGCTGGAGGGCGGCACGTTCCTGACCGCTCCGCTCCAGTTGCGCAGCGGGCTCACCCTGCGCATCGCGTCCGGCTCCACGCTGCTGGGTTCGCGCGACGTGAACGACTACCCGATCCGCGACGATGCGAAGTGGCGCCGCGTGGCGCTGCTGCACGGCGATCACCTGCAGAACGTGACGATCGAAGGGCCGGAAGATCGCAACCACGGCTCCGGTCCGGCCGTCATCGACGGCTCGGGCGAGGTGTTCTGGAAGCTTGCCCACGAGCACAAGGTGGCGGGCGACACGCTGGGCTCCGCCGGCTTCGCGCGGCCCATGCTGATCGACATCACGGAGTCACAGCACCTCACGTTCCGCAACCTGCGCGTGCAGAACTCGCCCATGTACAACTTCACCTTCTTCTTCTGCGACGGCATTCAGATCCGCAATGTCGTGATCCGCAACCCGCAGCGCGACGCGCCCAACACCGACGGCATCGACCCGTTCTCCTCGCGCAACATCGAGATCAGCGGCGTCGACATCTCGACCGGCGACGACGACATTGCGCTGAAGAGCGGCCTGGTTGAGCGCGACGCGAAGATTGCGCCGGTCGAACACGTCTGGATTCACGACAGCATCTTCCGCGCGGGTCACGGGCTAAGCGTAGGCAGCGAACTGGCGGGTGGCATCAACGACGTTCGCGTGGAGAACGTGGAGATGGTCGGCACCGACGCAGGCGTGCGCATCAAGAGCAATCGCACCCGCGGCAACGACATTCATGACCTGCACTACCGCAACATCACCATGACGAACGTGGGCCAGCCGGTGCAGATCACGGAGTACTACCCGCGCATCCCGGAGACCGACACACCGCAGAAGATGGACGCGCACACGCCGCGCTTCCACGACATCTCGCTCGACAACATTCATGCGACCGGCGCGAAAGACGCGGTAATCGTCGGCCTGCCCGAGTCACCGATCGAGAGGCTGACCCTGACCGACGTGTCGATCAACGCGGCCAAGGGCCTGCGCATCCGCAACGCTGACGTGACGATGCACAACGTGGTCGTGAACGCCACAGACGGGCCAGGAATCGTCGAAGAGACCGGCGCGAAGATCACGCAGAAGTAG